One Natronococcus sp. CG52 DNA window includes the following coding sequences:
- a CDS encoding DUF2270 domain-containing protein, with protein sequence MTDSSSDEFDPTAPDQREIGREMVDDSTGLGSVMAHAYRGEIDRVGTWRQRLDETTTWAVTLMAAILTWGFSSTDNPHYILLIGIIVVTIFLGIEARRYRDYDVFRSRARVIQENLFANALDPSQGTESHDWRAELSRDYRRPTLKVSLYEALANRLRRVYLPLLSVLLVAWVVRITAFAPRQDWLTTAEIARIPGIAVVAVVGVFYIVLLGVTFWPRERHAKGEFREGDTDDWKETDR encoded by the coding sequence ATGACCGATTCAAGTAGCGACGAGTTCGACCCAACAGCACCAGACCAACGGGAAATCGGTCGCGAAATGGTTGACGACAGTACGGGACTCGGTTCAGTGATGGCCCACGCCTATCGCGGAGAGATAGACCGAGTGGGGACGTGGCGGCAGCGCCTCGACGAGACGACGACGTGGGCGGTAACGCTAATGGCAGCAATCTTGACGTGGGGGTTTTCGAGTACCGATAATCCACACTACATCTTGCTGATCGGGATCATTGTCGTCACCATCTTTCTGGGCATCGAAGCACGGCGGTACCGGGACTACGATGTCTTTCGCTCTCGTGCTCGAGTCATCCAAGAGAACCTGTTCGCAAACGCCCTCGACCCGTCCCAAGGCACTGAAAGTCACGACTGGCGAGCGGAACTGAGCAGGGACTATCGCAGGCCGACGCTGAAAGTCTCATTATATGAAGCACTCGCAAACCGGCTCCGGCGTGTGTACCTTCCCCTGCTCAGTGTCCTATTGGTCGCATGGGTCGTCAGGATTACAGCGTTCGCACCGCGCCAAGACTGGCTGACAACCGCTGAAATCGCCCGTATCCCCGGGATTGCTGTGGTTGCCGTTGTGGGTGTGTTCTACATCGTACTGCTGGGCGTCACCTTCTGGCCTCGCGAGCGTCATGCCAAGGGTGAATTCCGTGAAGGGGACACGGATGACTGGAAAGAAACAGACCGATAA
- a CDS encoding outer membrane protein assembly factor BamB family protein produces MAMWGRRSVLATCAALSTTGALTSIGSTAAEDDGSSSSSAGEFSDGWSSYRAGPGNTGYLPIDGEFEEPDTVAWEYEADGPLAVVDGTVYLNDGEEIHALDDDGSVEWTTAVAGAGGTPAVAGGTVYVGGDRLTALEADSGEIEWTADLAATSPTVAYGRVLTAVDGTVYALEPDGGAVDWERETVEIETDDESGPVEHAVSSIVASDGLVFAKTTSTESDVTGIAAFDPETGATAWTWSPAEDPDAPYERLGELAARDGKVYAVVPVTDGGEGMILDAETGDPIRGGTSLLTPAVGDGVWISTSDTGFSAQEPAGEGLWSVRGATFQYSSASIVEETVVVIKAGRGHDSSTELVGFDAETGDERWSVELEDDDRATVETYDVPVLGEDTVYVRSRRSGSDDVLVALRPSDEDESDDDPVKDDPDDDESPQEDGSKDDPCCEDEDGNDDSNTGDGSDDSNAGEGNDSETGNGGESDEDDGVGRNGDDTDDGSNEPDDTGSADDEPEPGEDDDATPGFTTGAGIVGGALGLEWLRRKAGVNESTGVDDPAE; encoded by the coding sequence ATGGCAATGTGGGGACGACGATCCGTACTGGCGACCTGTGCAGCGCTTTCGACCACCGGCGCGCTCACGTCGATCGGCTCGACCGCCGCGGAAGACGACGGTTCTTCGAGTTCGTCCGCGGGCGAGTTTTCCGACGGCTGGTCGTCCTACCGCGCCGGTCCGGGTAACACCGGATACCTGCCGATCGACGGCGAATTCGAGGAGCCAGATACCGTCGCCTGGGAGTACGAGGCGGACGGGCCGCTCGCCGTCGTCGACGGCACGGTCTACCTGAACGACGGCGAGGAGATCCACGCGCTCGACGACGACGGCTCCGTCGAGTGGACGACAGCGGTCGCCGGCGCGGGCGGGACGCCCGCGGTCGCCGGCGGAACCGTCTACGTCGGCGGCGACCGGCTGACCGCACTCGAGGCCGACTCCGGCGAGATCGAGTGGACGGCCGATCTGGCGGCGACGTCGCCGACCGTCGCCTACGGCCGGGTGTTGACCGCCGTCGACGGGACGGTCTACGCGCTCGAGCCCGACGGCGGCGCGGTCGACTGGGAGCGCGAGACCGTCGAGATAGAGACCGACGACGAGTCCGGACCGGTAGAGCACGCGGTGTCCTCGATCGTGGCCTCGGACGGTCTCGTCTTCGCGAAAACGACGAGCACCGAGAGCGACGTGACCGGCATCGCCGCGTTCGATCCCGAAACGGGAGCGACGGCGTGGACGTGGTCGCCGGCGGAGGATCCGGACGCGCCGTACGAACGGTTAGGGGAACTCGCGGCGAGAGACGGAAAGGTCTACGCCGTCGTCCCCGTGACCGACGGCGGAGAGGGAATGATCCTCGATGCAGAAACAGGGGACCCCATCCGTGGTGGTACCAGCCTATTGACGCCGGCGGTCGGCGACGGGGTGTGGATCTCCACGAGCGACACCGGATTCTCCGCTCAGGAACCGGCGGGAGAGGGGCTGTGGAGCGTACGCGGTGCCACCTTCCAGTACAGTTCGGCGTCGATCGTCGAGGAGACGGTCGTCGTGATCAAGGCCGGGAGAGGGCATGACAGCAGTACGGAACTTGTCGGGTTCGACGCCGAAACCGGCGACGAGCGGTGGTCCGTCGAGCTGGAGGACGACGATCGAGCGACGGTTGAGACCTATGACGTCCCGGTCCTCGGCGAGGACACGGTGTACGTCCGGTCCCGAAGAAGCGGTTCCGATGACGTGCTCGTTGCGCTTCGACCGTCCGACGAGGACGAATCCGACGACGATCCTGTCAAGGATGATCCGGACGATGACGAGTCACCTCAGGAAGACGGCAGCAAAGACGACCCCTGTTGTGAGGACGAAGACGGCAACGACGATTCCAATACTGGCGACGGGAGTGACGACTCCAATGCTGGCGAGGGGAATGATTCTGAGACCGGTAACGGCGGCGAGAGCGACGAAGACGACGGTGTCGGCAGGAATGGAGACGATACCGATGACGGATCGAACGAACCCGACGATACCGGATCGGCGGACGACGAACCCGAACCGGGCGAGGACGACGACGCCACGCCCGGGTTCACGACCGGTGCGGGGATCGTCGGCGGTGCGCTCGGCCTCGAGTGGCTGCGCCGGAAGGCCGGCGTCAATGAATCGACTGGCGTGGACGACCCGGCCGAGTAA
- a CDS encoding DUF7344 domain-containing protein yields MKTNATDSNAGIATEDVSPTTVFKALSHTRRQHALQYLVQKPGAVVFGDLAEYIAIEERMTTRDRYERILTGLYHTHLPHLADAGLVRYDVEQEVVKLRVNPEALLPYLELALPATSE; encoded by the coding sequence ATGAAAACCAACGCCACCGACTCCAACGCTGGTATCGCTACCGAAGATGTATCCCCAACGACTGTGTTCAAGGCGTTATCGCACACACGGCGCCAGCACGCCTTGCAGTATCTCGTTCAGAAACCGGGGGCCGTCGTGTTCGGTGACCTCGCCGAATACATCGCTATCGAGGAGAGGATGACAACACGTGATCGATATGAACGTATCCTCACGGGCCTTTATCATACCCATCTTCCACACTTGGCTGACGCTGGGCTCGTCCGGTATGATGTTGAACAGGAAGTGGTGAAACTCCGTGTGAATCCAGAGGCGCTACTTCCTTACCTCGAACTCGCTTTGCCAGCGACCTCTGAGTGA